The DNA window aaactaaattttctggacagatactcATAGTCACTAAGttgtacttttttgttttattaatagaACTTAGTTTTAAGTGATACATCATGACATAAAGATGACATTTATCAATAAGATTATCTTAATTCCTggcttgtttttgctttgtttgcttgttttcagtACAAATGGTGTTTTTAGAAGTCTCAGCCTGCAATCTTAccagtcaggaggctgaggcaggaagatttttaTGCATTGAAGACAAGTCAGAGCTACATAGGAGTGCTGATCTGGATTATAGTGTTACAAACTATCTTCAAACAAAAGTCTCAATAATACAAATGTAGATTCCTTTATTCAATAAGTTTTGAATGAGTTCTTCTAGGTTATTGATGTACacagattattttttttcctgtactcAGAGACTTTAGATTTCACTTAGGACCTGTAGTACTTTTACAGTGTTGATTTCTGCTGTGACAGAATGAAAAGACAGAACAGAAGCAGCTTGCTGTGAACTGGAGGGATGGGTATCAGAATTGAGGAAGTGTGCTTGTATTTCTGAGTATCTGTGGAGGGGGAAATGGCCCTCCTTCAAAACTGTCTATAAGCGACATAGGACGGAAGTAGTGTTGACTGCTCTCCAGTACAACGCACTGAAAATGACAGGATCCTCCAAGCTTTCAGTTTATGCATTCGGAAAAGTGAGCGAAGTCGTTGAGTCACAGTTCTTACTGGAAGGTCAATCGGGCATGCGAGGCTGTAAAGCAGTAAACAGAGTGGAGCAAAGGTCGCCAGCACACACTTTCTATAAAGGCAGATAGCATGAACGCTCAGCTTTATTAGCCATACAGCAGTCTGGTAACCGAGCCCTGGCATCATGGCACGCAAGCCGATAACAGCTCTGAAAACATAGCTCTGTTCAAATCACACCATTGAGGAAGACAGGAAAGAGGTGACCAGCTACAGCGTGCAGATCCAGGAGGACCCAGACTTCACTTCTTCATTTATCTGCTTGTTTTCTTAGCTTATTCCATCTGCTAACAGTGATGCAAGCAGTGATGAGTAAGTAGGGTTGGAATTAGCCGCGGCCTCAGGTTAGAACTCTCGGAATCCAACTCTATTGTTTTCTTTAACGTTAGAACTTAGTTTAAGCATAAGCCAACCACCAGAGACCTATTAAACCATCCTAGCATATCATTCTGTTTAAGTCACCCCAGGTGTCTTAGTTTTTATATGAGTAGGTGTTCTTAAATACTGAAATAGTTTCATGGCAGTGAATCCTTACTGAATAAAGGTTCTGTTCATTTTAGAAGCAGGTGCAAGGTCGCTATGAATACAGATCATACATCAAAACCTATAAATATGCGCACACTGAAAATTTACCCTGGcatatctgtgtctgtatgttggACAGTATGTGGGAGGGGTAACACAATAAAAGAATAAGATTTTTCTGTGTTACAACTTGATTGAGGCTTAGTGACCTGTTGTTACATTTGTCTGGCATTTCACGGAGGTCAGTTAACAAGCAAAGTAAAAGATACATTTCACCTTAATCCCCACCTGCCCTCATATAATTGAGATGCATCAAGTATCAGGCAATAAATGGTGAGTTTCTTTTGGATTTAAGTGCAGGGAACAGATCCTCTGTTCTGGGGAATACATCTCTACCTACTTCACAGTTCTAGGCTCTGAATACGACAGAGGGTATTGTATGGGACAACTGCAGCCTCTCTTTACCATTCCTGTGCAGCTGTAATGGGCTTCTCTTACTTCTCctttctcttgtttattttctttagcCATCACGCTCGTCACTGTTGGGATAAAATTCATACTTTCTTAGGTATTGTCACAGTCAACATTGCTGTGATTGTCTGTCTTACTCAATCTAAATATTCATTTAGTTTGTTGAAATGAATGGCTGTGCATTGCATGTCTTTAAGTCATTAAACACTTCCCAGGGAAGGTGACCTCTTCCAAGACTGTGTTTAGCCTCTCTAATTATTAACACAATTTTCATTGTTTCAAACTtactatgtgtgagtgtgtgtgaggctctctctctctctctctctctctctctctctctctgtgtgtgtgtgtgtgtctgtgtgtgtgtgtgtgtgtgtgtgtttgtgttatgagaaaaagagacagacaacAGACCAGGGCACACatatgtaggtcagaggacaactttgggagtcagttctctccttctaccatggatTCTGAGGATCAACCTGGTCCTCAGACTTGCATAGCCATgtgttttacccactgagctgtcttgccTACCTGACATGTTTTACTTTAGTGTTAAGGACTGGTGATGATTCTGTCCTAACATGGAGACTTCAGTTTAAGACTTTTTAAtctgattatattttaataatgataTTTTCCACTGGTAATCTTCAAGTATCGATTGTACGTGAAAACAATTTAAAGGCACTAATCACTAGCTTTACTCAAAAACTGTTGTGCATTTTATATTGGTTAAAAGGAagtcttccttccttgtttcaaGAATCTGTTATTTTAAGAATCTTATATTAGAATCTTTCTTACTTAAAAGACCTTCATTTGCTGTTGCTAGGACTGAGTCCAGGGCCCCATGCATGATAAGCACAGCCTGAACTAGAGTTGTGTCCCAACTCAGCATCAAGGAACCTGGAATATTGACTATGCCATTTCCAAAAGATTAAATTGTTTCAAGAGAGAAttacaaaacaataataaaagaaaggaatTGAGAAGGACCAAACTCCTTCTTACTGGTACTTGTGGTTGATAGCCCTTAGATTAGCCTTCTAGTATCAGTGATTCTTTGTTTAACTTTAAACAAACTTTGTTTAACTTTTGTGTGGGTTTGCAATTCCATCTTTCTTTATTAGTGTTTTCAGTGCAGACAGTAAGTTTATAGAACTGCATGTAAAATACAGGATTAATACAATATGGTTTTGTTTCTAGTGGGATCATGAAACCTGGTCTTAATGCTATTCTGGGACCCACAGGCGGAGGCAAGTCTTCGTGAGTataacatacaaataaataagccTTTTCTCTTCATTAAGTATCACATTCACATAAGCAGAGGTTAATTCATTATTTGCAGCATATATGTCTTAGGTACTATGGATAATATGGGGTTAAATTAGCACATGGCTTTGTGCCAAGGACCAGAATGACTTACTAGGTCAACTCTAGTATATGTGGAAGTGACTGGCATATAGTGGAAGGCCATATCATACACTAGTAAGGAGGAAAAAGGATAAAGGAATGCTAAAAATGAAGACATGTGGAGAAGGTCTAATTGAAATTTCTTGTATTTGTTAAGCAACATTTTGCCTTGGTTGCGATCCCAAGGTACATAAACCAGTGTTTTCTTGATTTTATATTTTGGGTTTTGCTGTAGCACATAATGAAAAGGAAACTGAGAATTTAAACATGTAaaggttttacttttctttttcctgtttgatTTTGAGATAGGACCTCAGCTTTGTAGGCCTGGCTATCTTAGGACTCATTAAGTAGtctaagttggccttgaactctcacggatgctcctgcctctgccttctgaatgctgagagggaaggtgtgcaccactaagCTCAACCTATAAGTTTGTTTTTACACTGTAAGCATATCAAATAGCAAAATTTGCATTTAGAACAGCTAAGCCATATGGCCTGTGTTGAAGGGAAAAATCCttcataacatgtgtgttctttacaGGTTGCTAGATGTCCTAGCAGCAAGGAAAGACCCACGGGGATTATCTGGAGATGTTTTGATAAACGGGGCACCTCAACCTGCCAATTTCAAATGCAGTTCAGGTTATGTGGTTCAAGTGAGTATTAGTAGATTTGGGCAATATATGTGCAAGTATATTTGCTTATAGTATAGTTTACTTCCAATTGAATATATAACATGCTCACGGCATCTGTGTATTTGCATCAGGTTTTCATAATCATCCACTACACTGGCGGTGATATTAAGGGGAAGACAGTATACCTAATTATGACACTCGTGGGGCAGTGGCATCAGCTCTGGCTGATCTATAATTCCAACAACACAAGGGTTACTCATcgttcactttctttctttccattgttGATGTCTTTCCCAAATCCTCCCATCAGGTAGCCCTGAGATGGGTAGTAGGACTTTTGCAAGTGTCCTGTTAGGGTGTGTAGCTGGGTGATAAGAACGATGCCATGGAGCTTCGCATGTGTCCGTCCATGCAGTCACTGCACCTTGAGAGAACTTGTGGTTTACTGGTAGCCACAAGTTTTAAACTTGTAGTTTTACCTTACTGAGTTGTGTATATGGATTGGACTGTGTATACTCAAGTCATTGATATGGAAAGACTCTGTATCTCACTAAAATGCCACCTTGCCTTAAGGATGACGTTGTGATGGGCACCCTGACAGTGAGAGAAAACTTACAGTTCTCAGCAGCTCTTCGCCTTCCAAAAGCTATGAAGACGCATGAAAAAAATGAACGGATTAACACGATCATTAAAGAGTTAGGCCTGGACAAAGTAGCAGATTCCAAGGTATGAAAACCCCTCATATTATTATAGCCAGGAAATTGCCCTGGGGAAGGAATATAACGTTAATTAAAAGTTTTCTATGATTCTAAATGACTAAAAGCAACCAGTGTACTAGATGATGAGAAAGTAACTGGCTCTATAACATAagatgaagaaacagagaaacaaaaatgaataatgGTGGATCAGCAGGGAAACACATTCTTCATCTGGCTTTTTCCATATGCTCTTCCATACCCTCACTGTCTAGTCAGAGCTTGGCACTAAGTACTCTGCTGCTTGTTGAGGAGTAGTTGTGACAGGAGAAAGACAAGAATCCAAAGGTTCTTGCTCTGTATACAACATTTTGCTGTGATTAAGCATCCAAGTTTCTATTTGGTCACATTAGGACTTACAGTTTGTTACTTTTCTGTAGTCTTTCCTTGATCATTgcgtttctcttcctttccttctacctctcctttcttccttaccTACTGTCAGCATTTGTCAGACTCCTACATGCCAGACTGTGTTAGTAacagagtaacaaagagtaagaaGGTGCTTCTCCTTTGGAATGTGAATTAGGTCAAGAAGAGGAATTGAGGCAGTGGGTGAGCTTTTTAAATCACCAGTCTGTCTAGTTTTGGCTGAGCAGACATTTGGGCATCAGTGAAAATACAATGACTGTAGTTTAACCCTCCTGCCTATGGTTATTTAATTCCTTAGAGGCCATGGGTAGTGATGATTGTGAGGAATTGTTGCGTTTCTTGGTACTTGCTAGCAGTCATTCATGTACTGTTATTTTGTTGGGAAAAATATACTTGCATCAACTCAAAAACTGAAAAGCACTTAAAATGGCGTGGTAGAATGGGAACTCTCTgtttcccccactcccaccccccagtGTCAGTCCACTTAGGGACCACTGGGCAGATAGCAAGTGTTAGGTGCTGGACTGTAATAAACTATGCCCACTgtgcttccctttcctctgtctTACCTGTGTCTCAGTTGGTAaaaagcacaaggacctgactTCAGTCCCTAGTACCCGTGTAAAGCCAGCCTCCTGTGGTGGTGCTCACATGTAATCTTTGCCctgggaaggctgagacaggtggATTCCTGAAGCCTAGCTGACTTGATGACAGACAAAATAAATTGGATGGCTTCTGAGGGATAACAAACTCTTCAAAGCACGGACCTCACTTGAGGTCAGGCCGCCTTGCAGCTCTAACCAGAGCCTCAGTTTACTCATCTGATAAAAAAGAAACTACCTCCCCCCAGGTATTTTGCTCTTGATAGACCAGTGGTCTTCACAGTGAACACAGCAAAGCGTCTCCACAAGAGGCAGGTGGTGGGTGTGTGCTTACAAGAGACATGCGGAGACAATCAGGGCTGCACCATTTGGTCTGTCTACCAAAAGATGGCAACCACGTTCACTCTTGTTGACAAAGATGGCACTTGCTTTAGGTTGGAACTCAGTTTACCCGTGGTATctctggaggagaaagaaaaaggacaagcATAGGAATGGAGCTCATCACTGACCCTTCCATCCTCTTCCTGGATGAGCCCACAACTGGTTTGGACTCAAGCACAGCAAATGCTGTCCTTTTGCTCCTGAAAAGGTAAATGCTAcaagatattttcatttattcaccATCAAGTCACTTATTTGTGGCACTATATATTCTTTGCACAGGAGTAAACAACAGATGTCTTCCTCTATTTAAGGGACAGAAGAGATATTAAGAATGGTTAATAAGAGTATAGAGAGTGATGGCTGTGGTGGGGCTGGGTTGTTGTTTTAAATAGCAAGAGGGTCTTGGAGGATCTTGGGCATGGACAAGGGATCTGGGAACGAGAGAATGAGACCTGACTATAGCTGGTGACAGAATCTGGCTGGAGGGGACAGCCATAGGACCCAAGACAGCATGCCTGATATGTCTAGAACATCAAATAGACACACAAACCCAGTTATTTTAGGGTTGTACATAGGTAGCATACAGTTACAGCAAAGCACCACAGACTAGGTAGCTTAACAACAGAAATCTGCACTCCTGTGCAAACTTACCACCTGCAGTCTGATGTGCAGACGTTGCTTCTGAAGGTTGGAAGCGAAGCCTGGGAGTCTTCCCTGGGGACCCTGAGAGCATGTGGTCATTCTGATGTCCCTAAACCTCAGACCGGTTCTAAGAATCAGGCCTCACACAGCTCTGCTTTCTCCAGGTTCCTCCCTATGGCCTTCCAGATCTTATAGTTCCTGACTGAGTGTTCATCCTGGGTCTGTTTACTAtagtctctctccttccctttgggGTTTAAATTTCATTGCACATAATCATTGTACCATGCTACTGTGTTACATAAGGACATTTTTACAGAAATATGATGTGTGGTGAGCACACCCCtctattcttcctctctccccatttcACACTTCCACTCCTGTGCTTTTTCGCCCCCTAGACAGTCTCACTAATTTTatgtcatacatacatgcatggttATATGTATCTATAAAATATAGGAACCCAGATGAGAGAAAACAGAGGATATTTGTCTTTATTAATTGGTTTAATTGACTTAACATGATTTTTCTCCAGTTTAAATCAACTTTCTTGCAAATGTCAGATTTTATATCACCATTTGTTTATACATTTCTCAGGTATTGACACCTAGGTTGGGTCTGTAAATTTTGCTGCATTCTCTATACTTAGTTTCATCTAATATCTCTAtacacacattttctctctctctctgtctctatctctctgtgtctctctgtctctgtctctctctctttttcacacacacacacacacacacacacacacacacacacacacacggtggggtgGGGGACTGATGCTTGCTTGCTCTGAAACTGACCTATAGTTTCCTGAGTAGAACTTATGTTACAGTTTGTTTGGTGCGTTCTTCTACACTGagtgtcttttcttcctccagCCACCCCTTTGAGGTGGCCCCTGATATTCTACTTGATAAACTTCAGACTGAGCTTTACACTTTGTATTTGGTATACAGTAACTCCTAGATGCATCTATTCTATAGTCTATCTTAATTATTCAATTATTGATATTCTGGCTTGGTGGGGTATtattggtagtggtggtggggtatttgtttgtctgtttgtttgcttttgtttttcaagacaaagtttgtgtagtcctagaactcactcttgGCTTCTGCATTTACAAGCAAAGGGTCTTCCTCTCTGTGCATCCTGTTGTATGTGTTTCCACACCCTAATAAAAGCCtttcttgtgtgagtgtgtgtgtgtgtgtgtgtgtgtgtgtgtgtgtgtgtgtgtgtgtgtgtgtgtatctgtgaagATCGTCCCAGTGTCTGCATTTGACAGCCAACATTCTAATGTTTAATGGAATCCATTCTGCAGGTTCCTTTCTTAAGAAATCATAGCAGGACTTTTTgacttggattttgtttgtttctaagcaTCATGTCCAAGGCCTCTCACATGCTAAACACTTTATTTACAACTGGTCTCCAAGAGTGCTCTACTTCCAGCTGCTCTTGCTTTCCATAAAAGCATCAAGTTTCATTTTCCTTGCATATAGTTTGATACTTAAAAATATGTAGAATGAAACTATGATCTCAAGCACATAGCTATATGTGTATAGGAGAAAAGCAAGTTGAAATTGGGACCCATGTTCCAACAGAGGGAATAAAGTACTCTTCAACAGTAAATGTAAGAGTCAGGATCTTAATGACccatccttttccttcttgtcatGTAGGATGTCTAAACAGGGCCGGACCATCATCTTCTCCATTCACCAGCCTCGGTATTCCATCTTTAAGTTGTTTGACAGCCTCACCTTACTGGCTTCTGGGAAACTCATGTTTCATGGCCCAGCACAGAAGGCCTTGGAGTACTTTGCATCAGCAGGTATAATTGTTTCCCATGTGGTAGGTCCTTCCTTCACAGAATTGTGGATAGAGCAGAGGGTTTAGTTTAACCATGGTTCCTCCATTTTAAAGTACCTTTGCTCAGTTTTGTGTTAGTGTATCTCTTCACTATGTGCTTGTTTGTATAGACTGTTAACTTCCTGTGCTCTTTGAATATCTGGGTCATTTGTGCCTAAGTATATCTATTGACTGGGCCTGTGCTTGTTCAGTTCCCCAGTCATGGTGGCTTTTCCTGAAAACTCAGTAGTTATGAGGAGATTCACACCTAGCAGTTTGGTCAGTTGAACAGTTTTGGAAAGACTAGGATTGTTGTCTTCTTAGCTACATGACAGGTCAGTTTTCAGAACCTCCCAGGTATGCAATCATGCTGTGCTTTAACTGGGAAGAGGGTAGGGGTGTCATTCTTGTAATTTGAGATTGATAATTTAGTCTGTGAGTGGATCTGAGTGACCTGTTATTAGAATGACTAGTCCCAATCTCACTTTGATGAGCCTGCACTTTTGACatctgtgaaaataaaaataaaaacttttagatttatgtACTTCACTTGTTATGTGTATGaattgttttgtgtgcatgtatctatgtgcATCATATGTAGGActagtgccctcagaggtcagaacagGGCACTGTGTCCCCTGGGAACTGGAGGGACAGATAGCTCTCAGCTGCGATACAGTGCTGAAAACCAAACCTAGGTTCTCCATAGGAACAAGtgctcatctctccagccctgtaatttctttttaaattcagtaTATATAATCTTTTTCATTTTAGAGATACCTGGCTATGATTGTAAATGATTCTTTATAACCTCATATGCactttaaaatattatcattcttaatttttaaaaattaatctatcatttaaaataattgaGCATAccttggttaagagcactatcttCACTTGCAGCGAACCCTAGTTTGagtcctagcactcacatggtggctcccaagcttctgtaactccagtccacaGAGATCCCCTGTCTTCTGGCTCTGCAGGTACCAGGCCCACGTGTGGCACACaggcatatgtgcaggcaaaatacccatatacatcaaaaaaaatttttaagaaaaaatagaatAATTGAGCCTAAATAAGTGGGGAGTTAGTAGCTATGAATTTGAAATAGGCGTTAGGCCAGTTTGAGAGAACTGTAAAGTTGAGACCAGAGCTAAAGTGTGCTGTCCTGTCTATGTTCTCTTGAGAATGACAGAAGAGAATTAGAATCTCTCCACTTAGTAACTGAAGAGACAATGATGACGTGCAGATCTTGAAGTCAGAGAGCACAAGAACAGTTaatgttttcccttccttccttccttccttccttccttccttccttccttccttccttctttctttctttctggacttGGATTTAGATCTCAGACAGAAGACTAGTGAGCACCAGAGCATATCAGTAGTCCTCCGTGGCTCATAATTTATGATATACACCAATGCATGAGTTTCTCAAGTGTCCAAAACTCCTCTGGAATTATTGGAGTATTTGTTAAGCATATGAGAAAAGGATGTGTTAGTGAAGGGAGAGTGAGAATGGGGAGAACTTGGCGCGTTCTGTCTTCCCAAGCCTTCCCTGCCTCATCTGAATACACCTTCTCTATTCCAAGACCATCAGGGTCGTGTGTCCTTGTGTTGCCTTCTCTTGCAGGTTACCACTGTGAGCCCTACAACAACCCTGCAGACTTCTTCCTTGACGTCATCAACGGAGATTCTTCGGCTGTAATGTTAAACAGAGGGGAACAAGACCATGAAGGTATATGAGTCTTGTAGATTCATACGTTGGTGTCCAATTGTTTGATTGAAGCCCAGTAGTGTGTCTTATTAAAGCATGCTTTtgtaggccagccaggactatgtagtgagatcctaccttaaaacaaaaatcgtgggttggggattttgctcagtggtagagcgcttgcctagaaagcgcaaggccctgggttcagtccccagctccgaaaaaaaagaaccaaaaaaaaccaaccaaacaaacaaacaaacaaacaaacaaacaaaacccaaaaatcgtgtctttaaaattcatgttaATTCAGTGATGTGAAAACAGTCAATAGACAGTTTTCTGTAATTGCTATGagtgtttttaaatttaacttgTAAATGGGCATTTTTCTTAAAGTACCAGTTCTAAGgcaaattttcaattaaaatggtcattttttaacAGTgttgtcagggttctctagagcaccgaatcaatgtatgtatgtatatgtatgtctatatatatgtacatatgtatgtatgagagtggcttataggctgtggtccaattagttcaacaatggctgtctaaaCAGGAAGTCCAGGAATCTCATAGTTGTTGAgtatgaggctggatgtctcggctggtcttcagtgtatgctggaatcctgaagaagtcgGCTCTAATGCCGCAGCAGCAGGATAGATAAACTGGCTAGTGAGAGTGAGGGCAGGCAGGCAAGAAGCAAAAGCCTCcatcttccatgtcctttatataggATACCATCAAAAAGTATGGCCCATATTTAAGGTACATCTTCCTACTTCCCTATAAAGGGATCCGAATTTAGCGTTGGCCTTCCCACCTGAAATGAATCAATTAAGAAAAATCCCCTAAGagtgtacccagccactttggtaTTAGTTAAGtctagatatagtcaagttgacagccaagattagccatcacaagtATTTTATACATaatggctcatacctttaatcccagcactgagcgGCACAGGCTGGCAGATTatcagtgagtttgaagccagtctggtctataaagcaagttttAGGCcaactagggctacatagtgagatactatctcaaaataaacaaaaaacaagatcAGCGTTGTCCATAGAAGGCAAAGAccagaatctttttaaaaatgaattctaaCTCTGTGCAATATAATGTCTATTTAAATAATGAGGGTcaaaatttatgtgtgtgtttgtgaatacatatattattatagttttctgtatccataagATGTCACTCTGTACAGCTCAGCTGTTTTTCCTTGATATGTAAactaattataataaataattttattcttttgagaggGTTTTACAATGTAGCCCTGACTAGCCTGGgctcattatgtagatcaggctggcctgagaTTCAGAGATTCATTTGCTTCTGACtgttgaatgctgagattaagggCATGTTGCACAATGCCGCTCACTGCTCCAGAGGAAGTGGAACCTGGGAAAATGGAGCCAATGAATATGGTAGACTCATGTAATAGCTAGCTTTATTCAGAGCCTCAGATAGTTCACTTTGAGGGTTAAGAAAGGTCACATTAGTAGATTTCTCATGAGTTCAGGCTACACATAATCACAAGGACAAATTGCATGTGGCAAAAATGTGATTTTCCATAGAGGGTTATAAAAGATAGTTTAAATATTTCATTGAGTAACGACAAGCAATAATAACTAATCTGAAGTAAACTATCCAATGTACCTGTGAGAAGCACAAAAACATATTCCAAGGACAAGTTCATGTTTTGAAGGAACTAAGGTCACAAAATGTGGGTCTTAATGGCCCAGGGTTATGAAGGAAGGGTCAAGAGAGCTTTGACCCCAGATACCTCAGTCGTGAGGATGGCAGGAGTTGGCTATCTTCCCTCTCCCAACCTGGTGCTATGAAGCTAGCTTTCCCACATCAACCCTAGTAAGAATTTATTACCTTGACAGGTATCAGGCTTCCCTCTTTGTTTGATTTATAAGGTGTCCCCCACCCCACAAGGACAACCCCTGATTGTGCAGATGAAGAGTCTTCCAACACCCTGCCCTGGTCAGTGGTACATGGCCACACAAACTTTGCCCCAAAGACCCTGGTCACCTTCCCAGGGGTATAAATACCCCATTTTGCCTCAATAAACGAGTCAGTTTGCCAAAACTATTGCCAGGTGTGTTCTTTGCCCACACACTCCTCAATCCTTCATTGTGTCCACCCACTCCCAGCTAAACTTCCATCCCTCCATGCAAGCCTGGTATGCAACAGGACTAGCTACCCCAAGGGAGAAACAGACATGGGGCACTGAGTAGCAACATGACTCTTGTTTGCTTGGAGTGTTCTtacaagcactcagaattctccttATATCACTCCATTCCTTGACTATGTTCCAACACATGACCAGctggtgtttatttacacacacacacacacacacacacacacacacacacacacacacacacaaatgtaggATTAAGGGATTATATAATTATGGAACCATAGAAAAGTAAGTTAAATCTGTTGTTAATTGTTAATATTTCACTTCTTTATCTACATTTATCCAAAGCAAACAAGACAGAAGAGCCTTCCAAGAGAGAGAAGCCAATAATAGAAAATTTAGCCGAGTTTTATATCAACTCCACCATCTATGGAGAAACAAAAGCTGAATTAGATCAACTTCCAGTagctcagaaaaagaaaggatcaTCAGCCTTCAGAGAGCCTGTATATGTTACCTCGTTCTGTCATCAGCTCAGATGGATTGCCAGGCGTTCATTTAAAAACCTGCTCGGGAATCCTCAAGCTTCTGTAGCTCAGGTAACCCAACAAATTCTGGCTGTGCTATGAAATATTCACAAGGAGGAGCTTGGCTCCTGATtcatcttctccttctcctaCTATTCTATttgtttcaggattttatttattttctacttaTCCTTCTATAACTTTCTGTCATCTCTGTTGTAACTCTCTTAACAGATCCTGAAGTTCCACTTTCAAATTGTAAACAATGCTCTTTTTGTGGTTCTCTCCCCAAGTAGTAAAATTTGA is part of the Rattus norvegicus strain BN/NHsdMcwi chromosome 4, GRCr8, whole genome shotgun sequence genome and encodes:
- the Abcg2 gene encoding broad substrate specificity ATP-binding cassette transporter ABCG2 isoform X1, whose protein sequence is MSSSNDHVLVPMSQRNKNGLPGMSSRGARTLAEGDVLSFHHITYRVKVKSGFLVRKTAEKEILSDINGIMKPGLNAILGPTGGGKSSLLDVLAARKDPRGLSGDVLINGAPQPANFKCSSGYVVQDDVVMGTLTVRENLQFSAALRLPKAMKTHEKNERINTIIKELGLDKVADSKVGTQFTRGISGGERKRTSIGMELITDPSILFLDEPTTGLDSSTANAVLLLLKRMSKQGRTIIFSIHQPRYSIFKLFDSLTLLASGKLMFHGPAQKALEYFASAGYHCEPYNNPADFFLDVINGDSSAVMLNRGEQDHEANKTEEPSKREKPIIENLAEFYINSTIYGETKAELDQLPVAQKKKGSSAFREPVYVTSFCHQLRWIARRSFKNLLGNPQASVAQLIVTVILGLIIGALYFGLKNDPTGMQNRAGVFFFLTTNQCFTSVSAVELFVVEKKLFIHEYISGYYRVSSYFFGKLVSDLLPMRFLPSVIYTCILYFMLGLKRTVEAFFIMMFTLIMVAYTASSMALAIAAGQSVVSVATLLMTISFVFMMLFSGLLVNLRTIGPWLSWLQYFSIPRYGFTALQHNEFLGQEFCPGLNVTMNSTCVNSYTICTGNDYLINQGIDLSPWGLWRNHVALACMIIIFLTIAYLKLLFLKKYS
- the Abcg2 gene encoding broad substrate specificity ATP-binding cassette transporter ABCG2 (The RefSeq protein has 1 substitution compared to this genomic sequence), translated to MSSSNDHVLVPMSQRNKNGLPGMSSRGARTLAEGDVLSFHHITYRVKVKSGFLVRKTAEKEILSDINGIMKPGLNAILGPTGGGKSSLLDVLAARKDPRGLSGDVLINGAPQPANFKCSSGYVVQDDVVMGTLTVRENLQFSAALRLPKAMKTHEKNERINTIIKELGLDKVADSKVGTQFTRGISGGERKRTSIGMELITDPSILFLDEPTTGLDSSTANAVLLLLKRMSKQGRTIIFSIHQPRYSIFKLFDSLTLLASGKLMFHGPAQKALEYFASAGYHCEPYNNPADFFLDVINGDSSAVMLNRGEQDHEANKTEEPSKREKPIIENLAEFYINSTIYGETKAELDQLPVAQKKKGSSAFREPVYVTSFCHQLRWIARRSFKNLLGNPQASVAQLIVTVILGLIIGALYFGLKNDPTGMQNRAGVFFFLTTNQCFTSVSAVELFVVEKKLFIHEYISGYYRVSSYFFGKLVSDLLPMRFLPSVIYTCLLYFMLGLKRTVEAFFIMMFTLIMVAYTASSMALAIAAGQSVVSVATLLMTISFVFMMLFSGLLVNLRTIGPWLSWLQYFSIPRYGFTALQHNEFLGQEFCPGLNVTMNSTCVNSYTICTGNDYLINQGIDLSPWGLWRNHVALACMIIIFLTIAYLKLLFLKKYS